The Pseudomonas azotoformans genome has a segment encoding these proteins:
- a CDS encoding PhzF family phenazine biosynthesis protein has translation MPTFDFKQLDVFSRVALKGNPLAVVFGADSLTDQQMADFANWTNLSETTFLLTPRDPKADYRVRIFTTLKELPFAGHPTLGSCHAWLQAGGIPKGEEIIQECEIGLVRIRRQGDELAFIAPPLLRSGPVEASLIERVRLALGLAPEAIVRSQWVDNGAGWLAVMLSDRDQVLELQPAYSQLLGLAVGVIAPCDPTRDDVDAQFEVRAFIAGDGAQEDPATGSLNAGVAQWLLAEGLAPERYVVSQGTAIGRAGRIRVERQGDEIWVGGAVAVCIEGRLQL, from the coding sequence ATGCCGACTTTTGATTTCAAACAGCTGGACGTTTTCAGCCGCGTGGCGCTCAAGGGCAACCCGCTGGCGGTGGTGTTCGGTGCCGACAGCCTGACGGACCAGCAGATGGCGGACTTCGCCAACTGGACCAACCTCAGCGAAACCACGTTCTTGCTGACGCCGCGTGATCCGAAAGCGGACTACCGCGTGCGAATCTTCACCACCTTGAAGGAGCTGCCGTTCGCCGGACACCCGACGCTGGGCAGTTGCCACGCGTGGCTGCAGGCCGGCGGGATCCCGAAAGGCGAAGAGATCATCCAGGAGTGCGAAATCGGCCTGGTACGGATCCGTCGCCAGGGCGATGAGCTGGCATTTATCGCGCCGCCGTTATTGCGTTCAGGGCCGGTGGAGGCCTCGTTGATCGAGCGCGTGCGCCTGGCGCTGGGCTTGGCGCCGGAAGCCATTGTGCGCAGCCAGTGGGTCGACAACGGCGCGGGCTGGCTGGCGGTGATGCTGTCGGACCGAGATCAAGTGCTGGAGCTTCAACCGGCCTATTCGCAACTGCTGGGTTTGGCGGTGGGTGTCATCGCTCCCTGCGATCCCACGCGGGACGATGTGGACGCACAGTTTGAAGTCCGTGCCTTCATCGCGGGTGACGGCGCCCAAGAAGACCCGGCCACCGGCAGCCTGAACGCGGGTGTCGCCCAATGGCTGCTGGCCGAAGGCCTGGCGCCTGAGCGCTATGTGGTCAGCCAGGGCACGGCCATCGGACGAGCGGGGCGGATACGCGTCGAGCGCCAGGGCGATGAAATCTGGGTGGGCGGCGCTGTGGCGGTGTGCATCGAAGGGCGATTGCAGCTCTAG
- a CDS encoding MFS transporter has product MLFPILLLSAAGFTVLTTEFVIVGLLPSIARDLNVSVSQAGLLVTLFAFTVAAFGPFLTAYCARFPRKRLFISILIMFGVANTVAALAPNIWVMAVARLIPALGLPVFWALASETAVEIVGPEFAGRAIEKIGFGIVCATVFGIPVGTLISDMFGWRSAFAILAVVALAKALLLFIYLPVTQPKNAEVTLRSQFKILRNPLMQGHILLSILVFSGMFTAYTYLADILERLAGFDGTLVGWCLMGFGAVGLIGNSLGGRAVDRHPLIASMVFCGFMIAGMVALVPAIHSTLGLAAAMAVWGVTQAAMFLVSHVRLMKAAPHAPAFAASLNIAGANLGIGLGALVGGHVIDTLGLGSLGFAASGFILVSILLALWLMTAKQPVASQA; this is encoded by the coding sequence ATGTTGTTTCCCATCCTGCTGCTGTCGGCCGCCGGCTTTACCGTGCTGACCACGGAATTCGTCATCGTCGGCCTGCTGCCCTCCATCGCCCGGGACCTGAATGTGAGTGTGTCCCAGGCCGGGCTGCTGGTGACCTTGTTTGCGTTTACCGTGGCGGCCTTTGGGCCGTTTCTGACGGCCTACTGCGCGCGCTTCCCACGCAAGCGGCTGTTTATCAGCATCCTGATCATGTTCGGCGTGGCCAATACCGTGGCGGCGCTGGCGCCGAATATCTGGGTGATGGCAGTGGCGCGGTTGATCCCGGCCCTGGGCCTGCCGGTGTTCTGGGCCTTGGCCAGCGAAACGGCGGTGGAAATTGTCGGCCCCGAATTCGCCGGGCGTGCCATCGAGAAGATCGGCTTCGGGATCGTCTGCGCCACGGTCTTCGGCATTCCGGTGGGCACGCTGATTTCCGATATGTTCGGCTGGCGCAGCGCGTTTGCCATCCTCGCGGTGGTGGCCTTGGCCAAGGCCTTGCTGCTGTTTATCTACCTGCCGGTGACCCAACCGAAGAACGCTGAAGTGACGCTGCGCTCGCAGTTCAAGATCCTGCGCAACCCATTGATGCAGGGCCATATCCTGCTGTCGATCCTGGTGTTCAGCGGCATGTTCACGGCGTACACCTATCTGGCGGATATTCTCGAGCGCCTGGCCGGTTTCGACGGTACGTTGGTGGGCTGGTGCCTGATGGGCTTCGGGGCGGTCGGGCTGATTGGCAATTCGTTGGGCGGGCGTGCGGTGGATCGCCACCCGTTGATCGCGTCGATGGTGTTTTGCGGCTTCATGATTGCGGGCATGGTGGCACTGGTGCCGGCGATCCATTCCACCCTTGGCCTGGCGGCGGCGATGGCCGTGTGGGGCGTGACCCAGGCGGCGATGTTTCTGGTCAGCCATGTGCGCTTGATGAAGGCTGCGCCCCACGCGCCGGCATTTGCCGCGTCGCTGAACATCGCCGGGGCCAACCTGGGGATTGGCCTGGGCGCCCTGGTGGGCGGCCATGTGATCGACACCCTTGGCCTGGGCAGCCTGGGTTTTGCCGCTTCCGGGTTTATCCTGGTGTCGATCCTGCTGGCCTTGTGGCTGATGACCGCCAAGCAACCGGTCGCCTCCCAGGCCTGA
- the mnmH gene encoding tRNA 2-selenouridine(34) synthase MnmH, with product MATDITDYRDIFLNDRPMMDTRAPVEFVKGAFPGVVNLPLMTDDERQRVGTCYKQQGQQAAIVLGHELVSGAIKAERIEHWARFAQANPDGYLYCFRGGLRSQIVQQWLKTEAGVEYPRVGGGYKAMRTFLLETVEQAAAQCDFVLLGGMTGTGKTEVLGQLRNALDLEGHANHRGSSFGKRATAQPSTIDFENRLAVDVLKKRAAGIGQFVVEDESRMIGSCALPLPLHKGMQTFPMVWLEDRVEGRVERILRDYVVDLCAEFVEVFGERGQTLFAERLTQSLANIHKRLGGERYQRLQAILQDALAEQARSGAVDLHRAWIEGLLREYYDPMYAFQRESKGARIEFAGEQGAVVAYLRERAQAKG from the coding sequence ATGGCGACTGATATCACCGACTACCGCGACATCTTTCTCAACGACCGGCCGATGATGGATACCCGTGCGCCGGTCGAGTTCGTCAAGGGCGCCTTTCCAGGCGTGGTCAATCTGCCGCTGATGACCGATGACGAACGCCAGCGCGTTGGCACTTGCTACAAACAGCAAGGCCAGCAGGCGGCCATTGTGCTCGGGCATGAACTGGTGTCCGGCGCAATCAAGGCCGAGCGCATCGAACACTGGGCACGTTTCGCCCAGGCCAACCCCGATGGCTACCTCTACTGTTTCCGTGGCGGGCTGCGTTCGCAGATCGTGCAGCAATGGCTGAAGACCGAGGCGGGTGTTGAGTACCCGCGTGTGGGCGGCGGCTACAAGGCCATGCGCACCTTTTTGCTGGAGACCGTTGAGCAGGCTGCGGCCCAGTGTGATTTTGTGTTGCTCGGCGGCATGACCGGCACCGGCAAGACCGAGGTGCTCGGTCAATTGCGCAATGCCCTGGACCTGGAAGGCCACGCCAACCATCGTGGTTCCAGCTTCGGCAAGCGCGCCACGGCGCAACCGTCCACTATCGATTTTGAAAACCGCCTGGCGGTGGATGTGCTGAAGAAACGCGCGGCCGGCATCGGGCAGTTCGTGGTCGAGGATGAAAGCCGCATGATCGGCAGTTGCGCGTTGCCACTGCCGTTGCACAAGGGTATGCAGACGTTCCCGATGGTGTGGTTGGAAGACCGCGTGGAAGGCCGGGTCGAGCGGATCCTGCGCGATTACGTCGTGGACTTGTGTGCGGAATTCGTCGAGGTGTTTGGCGAGCGCGGCCAGACGTTGTTCGCCGAGCGCCTGACTCAGAGCCTGGCCAATATCCACAAGCGCCTGGGCGGTGAGCGTTACCAGCGGTTGCAGGCGATTCTGCAGGACGCCCTGGCGGAACAGGCCCGCAGCGGTGCCGTAGACCTGCACCGGGCCTGGATCGAAGGGCTTTTGCGGGAGTATTACGACCCGATGTACGCCTTCCAACGTGAAAGCAAAGGCGCACGTATCGAATTTGCGGGCGAGCAGGGCGCCGTGGTGGCGTACCTGCGCGAGCGCGCCCAGGCTAAAGGATAG
- a CDS encoding LysE family translocator has translation MLSLNFLVTCLIVVLIPGTGVIFTVSTGLTAGKRASVFAALGCTAGIVPHLLASVLGLSALLHASALAFDMLKYAGVAYLLYVAYATWRDQSVFAVSDTPVHTSARTLMLRGLLMNILNPKLTIFFLAFLPQFVTPGSTAPALQMLVMSAVFMAITFAVFVAYGLLANMFRRAVIESPRVQNWLRRSFAAAFAGLGLNLAFAQR, from the coding sequence ATGCTCAGTCTCAACTTCCTCGTCACCTGCCTGATCGTCGTGCTGATTCCCGGCACCGGCGTGATCTTTACCGTATCCACCGGCCTCACCGCGGGCAAGCGTGCCAGTGTATTCGCGGCGTTGGGCTGTACCGCCGGGATCGTCCCCCATTTGCTGGCGTCCGTTCTCGGCCTGTCCGCCTTGCTACACGCCAGTGCGCTGGCATTCGACATGCTCAAGTACGCAGGCGTCGCCTACCTGCTGTACGTAGCGTATGCCACTTGGCGCGATCAATCGGTCTTTGCGGTCAGCGACACACCGGTCCACACAAGTGCGCGGACCCTGATGTTGCGCGGCCTGCTGATGAACATTCTCAACCCGAAGCTGACCATCTTCTTCCTGGCCTTCCTGCCTCAATTCGTCACGCCTGGCAGCACGGCGCCAGCCCTGCAAATGCTGGTGATGAGCGCTGTATTCATGGCAATAACGTTTGCGGTGTTCGTGGCTTATGGCCTGCTGGCCAATATGTTCCGCCGCGCGGTGATTGAGTCGCCACGGGTGCAGAACTGGCTGCGCCGCAGTTTTGCGGCGGCTTTTGCGGGGTTGGGGTTGAACCTGGCGTTTGCGCAACGCTGA
- the hemB gene encoding porphobilinogen synthase — translation MTSQFPQARPRRLRRSPELRGLFQEREFTLNDLVLPIFVEEEIDDFVPISSMPGVLRIPEKKLAGEIERYARAGIKSVMTFGVSHHLDASGSDTWKERGLVSRMSSIIKDAVPEMIVMSDTCFCEYTDHGHCGVMHGAHVDNDATLVNLGKQAVAAARAGADVIAPSAAMDGQVQAIRRALDDAGFTHIPIMAYSTKFASALYGPFREAGGSALKGDRKSYQMNPMNRREAVRESLLDEQEGADALMVKPAGAYLDIIRDIREASRLPVAAYQVSGEYAMIKFGAQAGAIDEDRVVRETLGSIKRAGADLIFTYFAMDLALAGI, via the coding sequence ATGACCAGCCAGTTCCCCCAAGCCCGCCCACGCCGCCTGCGCCGCTCCCCGGAGCTGCGTGGTTTGTTCCAGGAACGCGAATTCACCCTGAACGACCTGGTGCTGCCGATCTTCGTCGAAGAAGAAATCGACGACTTCGTGCCCATCAGCAGCATGCCTGGCGTGCTGCGCATCCCTGAGAAGAAACTGGCCGGCGAGATCGAGCGCTATGCCCGCGCCGGCATCAAGTCGGTGATGACCTTTGGCGTGTCCCATCACCTGGACGCCAGCGGCAGCGACACCTGGAAGGAACGTGGCCTGGTCTCGCGCATGTCCTCGATCATCAAGGACGCCGTGCCGGAGATGATCGTGATGTCTGACACCTGCTTCTGCGAGTACACCGATCATGGTCATTGCGGCGTGATGCACGGTGCCCATGTCGACAACGACGCGACCCTGGTCAACCTCGGCAAGCAAGCCGTGGCCGCCGCCCGTGCCGGTGCTGACGTGATTGCGCCTTCGGCGGCGATGGACGGCCAGGTCCAGGCGATCCGCCGCGCCCTGGATGATGCCGGCTTCACCCATATCCCGATCATGGCGTACTCCACCAAATTCGCCTCGGCCCTCTACGGCCCATTCCGCGAAGCGGGCGGCAGCGCGCTCAAGGGCGACCGCAAAAGCTACCAGATGAACCCGATGAACCGCCGCGAAGCCGTGCGCGAATCGTTGCTGGACGAGCAGGAAGGCGCGGACGCGCTGATGGTCAAGCCCGCCGGTGCCTACCTCGACATCATCCGCGATATCCGCGAAGCCTCACGCCTGCCGGTGGCGGCGTATCAGGTGAGCGGCGAGTACGCGATGATCAAGTTCGGCGCCCAGGCGGGTGCGATTGATGAGGATCGGGTAGTGCGCGAGACGTTGGGATCGATCAAGCGCGCGGGTGCGGACTTGATCTTCACCTACTTTGCGATGGACCTGGCGTTGGCTGGCATTTAG
- a CDS encoding TerC family protein, translating into MDYLLQLAASPTAWVALATLIVMEIVLGIDNLIFISILTNKLPEQHRAKARRIGISMALVLRLGLLSTIAFIVQLTAPVFEVFGQAFSWKDMILIAGGLFLVWKATTEIHHSMDPEPEEKETSAGNVVAIGFAAAIGQILLLDLVFSIDSIITAVGMTEHLPIMIIAVVTSVIVMLVAAEPLAKFINDNPTVVMLALGFLIMIGMTLIAEGFGAHVPKGYVYAAMAFSAAIECLNIARRNRHKRLLAARQ; encoded by the coding sequence ATGGATTACCTTTTACAACTGGCCGCCAGCCCCACCGCCTGGGTTGCCCTGGCGACCTTGATCGTCATGGAGATCGTGCTCGGTATCGATAACCTGATCTTCATCTCGATCCTCACCAACAAGCTGCCGGAGCAGCATCGGGCCAAGGCTCGACGCATCGGTATCAGCATGGCGTTGGTGTTGCGTCTGGGTCTGTTGAGCACCATCGCGTTCATCGTGCAGTTGACCGCGCCGGTATTCGAAGTGTTTGGCCAGGCGTTCTCGTGGAAGGACATGATCCTGATCGCCGGTGGCCTGTTCCTGGTGTGGAAGGCAACCACCGAGATCCATCACAGCATGGACCCGGAGCCGGAAGAGAAGGAAACCAGCGCTGGCAACGTCGTGGCCATCGGTTTTGCCGCGGCCATTGGCCAGATCCTGTTGCTCGACCTGGTGTTCTCCATCGACAGCATCATCACCGCCGTGGGCATGACCGAGCACTTGCCGATCATGATCATCGCCGTCGTGACCTCGGTGATCGTGATGCTGGTGGCGGCCGAGCCGTTGGCCAAGTTCATCAACGACAACCCGACTGTGGTGATGTTGGCCCTGGGCTTCCTGATCATGATCGGTATGACGTTGATCGCCGAAGGCTTCGGCGCCCATGTGCCTAAAGGTTACGTGTATGCGGCCATGGCGTTCTCGGCGGCGATCGAATGTTTGAACATTGCCCGCCGTAACCGCCACAAGCGTTTGCTTGCTGCCCGGCAATAA
- a CDS encoding DUF1615 domain-containing protein: MYSSRLILCLATLLVLAGCSTTRNPQQPERSEAEVKAQIVRLLPAQVPDRKGWAQDIYTAFDTQKIYPSTENICAVLAVTEQESTYQVDPPVPNMGKIAQDEILRRAGKVHVPAFVVRSALQLRSPTGKTYADRLSAARTEKDLSGIFDDFISMVPLGNTLFGGFNPVHTAGPMQVSIDFAQKQARGYPYTVDGTIRREVFTRRGGMYFGIAHLLGYPVNYDQPLYRFADFNAGWYASRNAAFQAAVSRASGTELALDGDLIRYGSLLPGTTELAVRSLGAKLDMRNPSIRSQLEQGEQLDFEDTTLYKRVFALADKAAGKPMPRAILPGIVLKSPKITRNLTTAWFAKRVDERYQRCMKR; this comes from the coding sequence ATGTATTCAAGCCGCCTGATCCTCTGCCTTGCCACTTTGCTGGTGCTGGCCGGTTGCTCCACCACACGCAACCCGCAACAGCCGGAGCGCAGCGAAGCCGAGGTGAAAGCGCAGATCGTGCGGCTGCTCCCCGCCCAAGTGCCCGACCGCAAGGGGTGGGCCCAGGACATCTACACCGCCTTCGACACCCAGAAAATCTACCCCAGCACCGAAAACATCTGCGCCGTGTTGGCGGTGACCGAGCAGGAGTCCACTTACCAGGTCGACCCACCCGTGCCGAACATGGGCAAGATCGCCCAGGATGAAATCCTGCGGCGCGCCGGGAAAGTCCACGTACCGGCGTTTGTGGTCCGCAGCGCATTGCAACTGCGTTCGCCTACCGGCAAGACTTACGCCGATCGCCTGAGCGCTGCACGAACGGAGAAAGACCTGAGCGGCATCTTCGATGACTTCATCAGCATGGTGCCCCTGGGCAACACGCTGTTTGGTGGTTTCAACCCGGTACATACCGCAGGGCCGATGCAGGTCAGTATCGACTTTGCGCAGAAGCAGGCGCGCGGTTATCCCTACACAGTGGACGGCACCATTCGTCGCGAAGTCTTCACCCGCCGGGGCGGCATGTATTTCGGCATCGCGCATTTGCTCGGTTACCCGGTGAATTATGACCAGCCGTTGTACCGCTTTGCCGACTTCAATGCCGGCTGGTACGCCAGCCGCAATGCCGCGTTCCAGGCTGCCGTCAGCCGTGCCTCGGGCACCGAACTGGCGCTGGATGGGGATTTGATTCGTTACGGTTCACTGCTGCCGGGCACTACCGAGCTGGCGGTGCGTTCATTGGGCGCGAAGCTGGACATGCGCAACCCCAGCATCCGCAGCCAACTGGAGCAGGGCGAGCAACTGGATTTCGAGGACACCACGCTCTACAAACGCGTGTTTGCCCTGGCCGACAAGGCGGCGGGCAAGCCGATGCCACGGGCGATCCTGCCGGGCATCGTGCTCAAGAGCCCTAAGATCACCCGCAACCTTACCACCGCCTGGTTCGCCAAGCGGGTGGATGAACGTTATCAGCGGTGCATGAAGCGCTGA
- the nhaR gene encoding transcriptional activator NhaR, which yields MLNYRQLHYFWVVAKTGSIVRACEQLNLTPQTISGQISLLEQTFGIALFQRVGRQLELTEAGRQALPYAEQMFQTGNELEAMLRAQPDEQQILFRVGVADVVPKSIVYRLIAPTMELSEPIRITCREDKLERLLADLAIQRLDLVISDSPMPTHLDIKGYSQKLGECGISFFATQALADAYGGDFPQCLHGAPLLIPGAETVVRSRLQRWFAEQQIQPKIIGEFDDSALMQAFGQSGSGIFIAPSVIADEVVRQYGVALIGQTVAVTESFYAISVERKVKHPGIVAITEGARRELFTTLP from the coding sequence ATGCTCAATTATCGACAACTGCACTACTTCTGGGTGGTGGCCAAGACCGGCAGCATCGTGCGTGCGTGTGAGCAGCTTAACCTCACGCCCCAGACCATCAGCGGGCAGATCAGCCTGTTGGAGCAAACCTTTGGTATCGCGCTGTTTCAGCGCGTCGGCCGCCAATTGGAGTTGACTGAAGCCGGGCGCCAGGCCCTGCCCTATGCCGAGCAGATGTTCCAGACCGGCAATGAATTGGAGGCCATGCTGCGCGCGCAGCCCGATGAACAGCAGATTCTGTTCCGCGTCGGCGTGGCGGATGTGGTGCCCAAGTCCATCGTTTACCGGCTGATCGCGCCGACCATGGAGTTGAGCGAGCCGATCCGCATCACCTGCCGCGAAGACAAACTCGAACGCCTGCTGGCCGACTTGGCCATCCAGCGCCTGGACCTGGTGATTTCCGACAGCCCCATGCCTACGCACCTGGACATTAAGGGCTACAGCCAGAAGTTGGGGGAATGTGGCATCAGTTTTTTCGCCACCCAGGCGTTGGCTGACGCCTACGGCGGAGATTTCCCACAGTGCCTGCACGGCGCGCCGCTGTTGATTCCAGGCGCGGAAACCGTGGTGCGCAGCCGTTTGCAGCGCTGGTTTGCCGAACAGCAGATCCAGCCGAAGATCATCGGTGAGTTCGACGACAGCGCCTTGATGCAGGCCTTCGGCCAATCTGGCAGCGGGATTTTTATCGCCCCCAGCGTGATTGCCGATGAGGTGGTGCGCCAGTACGGCGTGGCGCTGATTGGCCAGACCGTGGCGGTGACCGAGTCGTTCTACGCGATCTCGGTGGAGCGCAAGGTCAAGCACCCCGGCATCGTGGCGATTACCGAAGGTGCCAGGCGCGAGTTGTTCACCACCCTGCCCTGA
- a CDS encoding glutathione S-transferase N-terminal domain-containing protein, giving the protein MNPLAAFPINSKWPAQHPERLQLYSLPTPNGVKVSIMLEELGLPYEAHKVSFETQDQLSPEFLSLNPNNKIPAIIDPNGPSGQPLALFESGAILIYLAEKTSQLLSEDPATRYETIQWLMFQMGGIGPMFGQLGFFNKFAGKAYEDKRPRDRYAAESRRLLDVLEKRLLGRTWIMGDEYSIADIATFPWIRNLIGFYESGDLVGIADFPNVLRALDGFVARPAVIRGLSIPS; this is encoded by the coding sequence ATGAACCCACTCGCCGCGTTTCCGATCAACAGCAAATGGCCCGCCCAGCATCCCGAGCGCCTGCAACTCTACTCGCTGCCGACGCCCAACGGGGTAAAAGTCTCAATCATGCTCGAAGAGCTGGGCCTGCCCTATGAAGCCCACAAAGTCAGCTTTGAGACCCAGGACCAGCTATCGCCTGAGTTCCTGTCCCTGAACCCCAACAACAAGATCCCCGCGATCATCGACCCCAATGGCCCCAGCGGCCAACCGTTGGCCCTGTTCGAGTCCGGCGCGATCCTGATCTACCTGGCGGAAAAAACCAGCCAGTTGCTCTCCGAAGACCCGGCCACCCGCTATGAAACCATCCAGTGGCTGATGTTCCAGATGGGCGGTATCGGCCCGATGTTTGGCCAGTTGGGGTTCTTCAACAAATTTGCCGGCAAGGCCTACGAAGACAAACGTCCCCGTGACCGTTACGCCGCCGAATCCCGGCGCTTGCTCGACGTGCTGGAGAAACGCCTGCTGGGTCGCACCTGGATCATGGGCGACGAGTACAGCATTGCCGACATCGCGACCTTTCCGTGGATCCGCAACCTGATCGGTTTCTACGAATCCGGCGACTTGGTGGGCATAGCCGACTTCCCCAATGTGCTGCGCGCGCTGGACGGTTTCGTCGCTCGGCCGGCAGTGATCCGTGGCCTCAGTATTCCGAGTTGA
- the selD gene encoding selenide, water dikinase SelD, translating into MNEPIRLTQYSHGAGCGCKISPQVLEVILAGSGAQHLDPKLWVGNASRDDAAVYAIDDERGVVSTTDFFMPIVDDPFDFGRIAATNAISDIYAMGGDPLMAIAILGWPVNVLAPEIAREVIRGGRSVCDEAGIPLAGGHSIDAPEPIFGLAVTGLVQKRHMKRNDTATAGCRLYLTKPLGIGILTTAEKKGKLREADIGLARDWMCTLNKPGSRFGKLTGVKAMTDVTGFGLLGHLVEMADGSGLTARIEYSNVPRLAGIEDYLDQGCMPGGTLRNFDSYSSKLGRLQELHKRVLCDPQTSGGLLIAVTPDGDAEFHRVAAELGLVLKPIGELVERQTHAVEVI; encoded by the coding sequence ATGAACGAGCCGATTCGTCTTACCCAGTACAGTCACGGCGCGGGGTGTGGCTGCAAGATATCGCCCCAGGTATTGGAGGTGATCCTTGCCGGCAGCGGCGCACAGCACCTCGACCCCAAGCTGTGGGTGGGCAACGCTTCACGCGACGATGCGGCGGTGTACGCCATTGACGATGAGCGCGGCGTGGTGTCCACCACCGACTTTTTCATGCCGATTGTCGATGACCCCTTCGATTTCGGCCGGATTGCCGCCACCAACGCCATCAGCGACATCTACGCCATGGGTGGCGATCCGTTGATGGCCATCGCCATTCTGGGGTGGCCGGTGAATGTGCTGGCGCCGGAGATTGCCCGCGAGGTGATCCGTGGCGGCCGTTCCGTGTGCGACGAAGCCGGTATTCCCCTGGCGGGCGGCCACTCGATCGACGCCCCGGAGCCGATCTTCGGGCTGGCAGTGACCGGCCTCGTGCAAAAGCGCCATATGAAGCGCAACGACACCGCCACCGCCGGCTGCCGGCTATACCTGACCAAGCCGCTGGGCATCGGCATCCTCACCACCGCCGAGAAGAAGGGCAAATTGCGCGAAGCGGATATCGGCCTGGCCCGGGACTGGATGTGCACCCTGAACAAGCCCGGCAGCCGTTTTGGCAAGTTGACGGGGGTGAAGGCGATGACCGATGTCACCGGTTTCGGGCTGTTGGGCCACTTGGTGGAAATGGCCGATGGCAGCGGCCTGACGGCGCGCATCGAATACAGCAATGTCCCACGCTTGGCCGGGATCGAAGACTACCTGGATCAGGGCTGCATGCCCGGTGGCACCTTGCGCAACTTCGACAGCTATTCAAGCAAGCTCGGACGTCTTCAGGAATTGCACAAGCGTGTGCTGTGCGACCCGCAGACCAGCGGCGGCCTGTTGATCGCCGTCACGCCAGACGGCGACGCTGAATTCCACAGGGTGGCGGCTGAGCTGGGCCTGGTCCTGAAACCTATCGGCGAACTGGTCGAGCGACAGACCCACGCGGTTGAGGTGATTTGA
- a CDS encoding permease: MPNLTPSQPGRGWAFWWKPALFLLVACVGLYYVKWSPYYLKAFVAADSHSIGGSILNDQQSAPLAAALAYAQVYFLAIWKAAVLAVILGSLLQVLVPRDWLLRLFGRAGLGSTLRGGLFALPGMMCSCCAAPVAAGMRRQRVSVGAALAFWIANPVLNPATLVFMGFVLGWGFTALRLVAGIVLVVGVSLVAQRIAGPEQVPEAALDAVAEASVVESQPFLSRWLRTLWQLFWSTIPIYILAVLILGAARVWLFPHVDGAMTNSLVWLVPLAIVGTLFVIPTAAEIPIVQTMMALGMGTGPAVALLMTLPSVSLPSLLMLRKDFDTRVLVTVAGLTMLVGVACGLIGAAIL, encoded by the coding sequence ATGCCCAACCTCACCCCTTCCCAGCCCGGCCGTGGCTGGGCGTTCTGGTGGAAGCCTGCGCTGTTCCTGCTGGTCGCCTGCGTCGGGCTCTACTACGTAAAGTGGTCGCCCTACTACCTCAAGGCTTTTGTCGCCGCGGATAGCCACAGCATCGGCGGGTCGATCCTCAACGACCAGCAAAGCGCGCCCCTGGCCGCCGCTCTGGCCTACGCCCAGGTGTATTTCCTGGCGATCTGGAAAGCCGCCGTGCTGGCGGTGATCCTCGGCTCGCTCCTGCAAGTGCTGGTTCCACGGGATTGGCTGCTGCGTTTGTTCGGACGTGCCGGGCTCGGCTCGACGTTACGCGGCGGGCTATTCGCCCTGCCGGGCATGATGTGCAGCTGCTGCGCGGCACCTGTCGCGGCGGGCATGCGCCGCCAGCGGGTATCGGTGGGCGCGGCGTTGGCGTTCTGGATCGCCAACCCGGTGCTCAACCCGGCGACCCTGGTGTTCATGGGCTTTGTGCTGGGCTGGGGCTTCACCGCGCTCCGGCTGGTGGCGGGCATTGTGCTGGTCGTCGGAGTGTCGCTGGTGGCGCAACGTATTGCCGGTCCGGAGCAGGTGCCGGAAGCAGCGCTGGATGCGGTGGCCGAAGCCAGCGTCGTGGAGTCGCAACCGTTCTTGAGTCGCTGGCTGCGCACCTTGTGGCAGCTGTTCTGGAGCACGATTCCGATCTACATCCTGGCAGTATTGATACTGGGCGCGGCGCGGGTCTGGCTGTTTCCCCATGTGGATGGCGCCATGACCAACAGCCTGGTGTGGCTGGTGCCGCTGGCGATTGTCGGCACGTTGTTCGTGATTCCCACCGCCGCAGAGATCCCTATCGTACAAACCATGATGGCCCTGGGCATGGGCACCGGCCCGGCCGTGGCCTTGCTGATGACCCTGCCCAGCGTGAGCCTGCCGTCGCTGCTGATGCTGCGCAAGGATTTCGATACGCGGGTACTGGTGACGGTGGCCGGGCTGACGATGCTGGTCGGGGTCGCCTGCGGCTTGATCGGCGCCGCTATCCTTTAG